The sequence CACTTTTGTTCGGTAAGAGAATCATCCGGATACTGCAAAGCAAACAAGTTGGTGAACCAATTCGCAAACTCGGACTGGAAGGACAGGCTGAAAAAGAAGGTACACCAACTATGGGCGGACTCATTATTCTTTCCGCCATCCTGATCCCTACACTGCTGGTTGCGGATATTTCCAATGTGTACATCATTCTGATGATCGCAACAACCGTATGGCTGGGAGCCATTGGTTTTATAGATGATTACATCAAGGTATTCAAGAGAGACAAGAAAGGCCTCGCCGGAAAATTCAAAGTCATGGGCCAGGTGGGACTGGGTCTCATCATTGGCGCCGTGCTGTATTTTCATGGAGATGTAAAGATTCGCGACGACCAGTCTCTCTATTACTACGAAGCCGGAGGCGAACATGAGCTTGCATACAAACAACAAACCGCCGGTCGCGTGCTGAGAACGTCCATGGACTCCCTGGTGGTAAGCAATGGCGAGCAGTATATCATCAGCCACGACGGACAATCCACAAAAACCACCATCCCCTTCCTTAAGAACAACGAACTGGATTACGCAGATCTTCTATCCTTTCTGGGAGAAGGGTATGAGAAATGGTCCTGGGTAATTTTCATTCCGGTGGTGATCCTCATTGTCACCGCGGTATCCAACGGTGCCAATATCACCGATGGTCTGGACGGACTTGCCACAGGAACCGCGGCGATCATCGGAGCAACGCTGGCCGTGTTTGCATACGTTTCAGGCAACACCATCTTCGCAGATTACCTGAACATCATGTACATCCCAAATACCGGCGAACTGGTAATCTTTATCAGCGCATTTGT is a genomic window of Flavobacteriales bacterium containing:
- a CDS encoding phospho-N-acetylmuramoyl-pentapeptide-transferase yields the protein MLYSIFTYLEEHFNFPGAGLFQFISFRAAAAVIISLTVSLLFGKRIIRILQSKQVGEPIRKLGLEGQAEKEGTPTMGGLIILSAILIPTLLVADISNVYIILMIATTVWLGAIGFIDDYIKVFKRDKKGLAGKFKVMGQVGLGLIIGAVLYFHGDVKIRDDQSLYYYEAGGEHELAYKQQTAGRVLRTSMDSLVVSNGEQYIISHDGQSTKTTIPFLKNNELDYADLLSFLGEGYEKWSWVIFIPVVILIVTAVSNGANITDGLDGLATGTAAIIGATLAVFAYVSGNTIFADYLNIMYIPNTGELVIFISAFVGACIGFLWYNSFPAQVFMGDTGSLAIGGIIAVFAIAIRKELLIPILCGVFLIENLSVVMQVSYFKYTRKKYGEGRRIFRMSPLHHHYQKLGYHESKIATRFWIIGIMLAVMSIVTLKLR